Proteins co-encoded in one Sparus aurata chromosome 18, fSpaAur1.1, whole genome shotgun sequence genomic window:
- the LOC115568284 gene encoding uncharacterized protein LOC115568284 isoform X8, whose product MTFLCVTHKVTHTDFSWRHLDSYTISRHPTHKMSTIHWLRASVTLCSVIGCRGSRSGRFCSVIGCTQKILLCTGELLPPRSCRSFRNRGDLTQRGFNEEEEKEEASGGTDDQMTRVRSNLEISKDDTEASGGTDDQMTRVRSNLEISKDDTEASGGTDDQMTRVRSNLEISKDDTEASGGTDDQMTRVRSNLEISKDDTEASGGTDDQMTRVRSNLEISKDDTEASGGTDDQMTRVRSNLEISKDDTCHHIIACAALNDLDNCADCSGSFSRFRWLGYTCKLCSRSWHKSCFLKINSSLDVAPEKHVSDSEISDDSSDDYYVPESCHGSSSDQDGEDVPIPVQPCTDDESTYTPTTSHTQTLSAETAESSSTEISAAREGSSCTQKNYCYVCKKPQSKIARHLKKHEKEEPDIAEAFLLPKNSKERKRLLEKLRNRGNYEHNQEVIRNQGGTLKVKRRQGPSKISVDAKMYVHCTYCKGLFVRKELWRHSRRCPSKTVSETEANVKSKVLALADIAESTCSQAISIGVWKILGKMRQDEIASVVRNDFLILQLAQSLYNKHGSDPTKFEYMRTKVREMGRLLLTLRQKYSIFSFEDAVKPNNFYKIIGAVKTVAGYDEEKHSYSTPSLALKLGHSLKKIGDIILCRAISAEDEILIKAAERFTKLCTKEWAGQVSHTALATLSKSKFNKPSTIPFTEDVQLLHKYLEEKSAGAVENLKEHQSPQAYAELARVTLAQIILFNRRRAGEVSKMTLESFKKRDQTELHGDLAASLSPVEQKLARHFSRVEIMGKRGRKVAVLLNPEVLSAATLLAERRDTCDVDKDNPFLFGRPHCSHTSYYRGQDCMRHFAQMCGAKNPENLRSTHLRKHMATLSQILNLKNNELDQLANFLGHDIRVHRDFYRLPEATIEVAKISKLLLAFEKGTLGEFQGKSLDEIEVEDELDLELDVGEQDDGDDGDDEDDGDGGDGQAEGDDTIGDNESDGDDEGGRDDEGGGNSEEGGGDAKDGGSEESDCALGLRENQEMKMPEDPTSSSGKRKRMVSTQNKTKSYKGQKKLRVTESVVTSSKEIKSRRCVKRPWSKTEISAVMKHFKTHITNGDLATKVECEQCKIAEHPALIDRSLQNIRDFVRNRGLTVKKK is encoded by the exons atgacatttttgtgtgtcACACACAAAGTGACACACACGGACTTTTCTTGGCGCCACTTGGATTCATACACGATTTCCCGCCACCCCACACACAAAATGAGCACAATTCATTGGCTGAGGGCTTCAGTGACGTTATGCTCAGTGATTGGCTGCCGCGGAAGTCGATCTGGCAGGTTCTGCTCAGTGATTGGCTGCACCCAGAAAATTCTGCTCTGCACCGGAGAACTCCTTCCACCACGCAGCTGCCGATCATTCCGAAACAGAGGCGATTTGACGCAGAGGGGATTtaatgaggaagaagaaaaagag GAAGCCTCTGGTGGAACTGATGACCAAATGACAAGGGTCCGTTCCAACCTGGAAATATCAAAGGATGACACT GAAGCCTCTGGTGGAACTGATGACCAAATGACAAGGGTCCGTTCCAATCTGGAAATATCAAAGGATGACACT GAAGCCTCTGGTGGAACTGATGACCAAATGACAAGGGTCCGTTCCAACCTGGAAATATCAAAGGATGACACT GAAGCCTCTGGTGGAACTGATGACCAAATGACAAGGGTCCGTTCCAATCTGGAAATATCAAAGGATGACACT GAAGCCTCTGGTGGAACTGATGACCAAATGACAAGGGTCCGTTCCAACCTGGAAATATCAAAGGATGACACT GAAGCCTCTGGTGGAACTGATGACCAAATGACAAGGGTCCGTTCCAACCTGGAAATATCAAAGGATGACACT TGCCACCATATAATTGCTTGTGCAGCTCTTAATGATTTGGACAACTGTGCGGATTGCAGTGGATCTTTCTCCCGTTTCAGATGGCTTGGTTACACATGCAAAT TGTGTTCAAGATCATGGCACAAATCCTGCTTTCTCAAGATTAATTCATCACTG GATGTTGCACCGGAGAAACATGTTTCTGACTCTGAAATTAGTGATGACTCGTCTGATGATTATTACGTACCTGAAAGCTGTCATGGGTCCAGCTCAGATCAAGATGGTGAAGATGTTCCTATACCTGTTCAACCCTGTACTGATGATGAATCCACCTACACCCCCACCACAAGCCATACCCAGACGCtttcagcagaaacagcagaGTCTTCATCTACTGAAATCTCAGCAGCCCGAGAGGGTTCTTCTTGCACCCAGAAAAATTATTGCTATGTTTGCAAAAAACCGCAATCTAAAATAGCTCGTCACCTTAAAAAACACGAAAAAGAAGAGCCTGACATCGCAGAAGCTTTCTTGCTCCCCAAGAAttctaaagagagaaaaaggttGCTTGAGAAGTTGCGTAACAGAGGTAATTATGAACATAATCAAGAGGTTATCAGAAATCAAGGTGGAACACTTAAAGTAAAAAGAAGACAGGGACCATCAAAAATCTCTGTGGATGCCAAAATGTATGTgcactgtacatactgtaaagGTCTGTTTGTCCGTAAAGAGCTGTGGCGCCACTCACGAAGATGCCCGTCAAAAACAGTCTCAGAAACTGAAGCCAATGTTAAGAGCAAAGTCTTGGCTTTGGCCGATATTGCAGAGTCAACCTGCTCCCAAGCAATTTCCATTGGAGTGTGGAAGATCCTTGGAAAGATGAGGCAAGATGAGATAGCATCTGTAGTACGGAATGACTTCCTCATACTGCAGCTGGCCCAGTCTCTCTACAACAAGCATGGGAGTGATCCAACAAAATTTGAGTACATGAGAACAAAGGTTCGAGAAATGGGCAGACTTTTATTGACCCTAAGACAGAAATATTCTATATTTAGCTTTGAAGATGCTGTAAAACCAAACAATTTTTACAAAATCATTGGAGCTGTTAAAACAGTTGCTGGATATGATGAAGAGAAGCACTCGTATTCCACACCAAGTCTTGCCCTGAAATTAGGACACTCGCTCAAGAAGATCGGTGATATTATTCTCTGCAGGGCCATCTCAGCAGAGGATGAAATTTTGATCAAAGCAGCGGAACGATTCACGAAACTCTGCACAAAAGAATGGGCAGGACAAGTCTCACACACTGCACTGGCTACTTTGAGCAAGTCAAAGTTCAATAAACCATCCACCATACCCTTCACAGAGGATGTTCAACTTTTGCACAAGTACCTGGAGGAGAAATCGGCTGGCGCCGTTGAAAACCTGAAAGAGCATCAGTCTCCTCAGGCGTATGCAGAACTTGCTAGGGTGACACTTGCTCAAATAATCCTCTTTAATAGACGCCGTGCAGGAGAAGTCTCAAAAATGACACTTGAGTCCTTCAAGAAAAGAGACCAAACTGAGCTTCATGGTGACCTAGCTGCTAGTCTGTCACCGGTTGAACAAAAGCTAGCCAGACACTTCAGCAGGGTGGAAATTATGGGCAAAAGAGGGAGGAAAGTTGCTGTTTTATTAAACCCTGAGGTTCTTAGTGCAGCAACGCTtcttgcagagaggagagacacatgTGATGTGGACAAGGATAATCCCTTCCTATTTGGACGGCCACATTGCTCCCACACAAGCTACTACAGAGGACAGGACTGCATGAGACACTTTGCACAGATGTGTGGTGCAAAGAATCCAGAAAATCTGAGGTCTACACATCTCCGCAAGCACATGGCAACCTTGTCCCAAATCCTCAACCTGAAGAATAATGAGCTTGACCAACTTGCCAACTTTTTGGGCCACGATATACGAGTCCACAGAGACTTTTATCGTCTGCCAGAGGCAACTATTGAAGTGGCAAAAATCTCTAAGCTTCTACTTGCATTCGAGAAAGGAACTCTTGGAGAATTCCAGGGAAAGTCTCTCGACGAGATTGAGGTTGAAG ATGAATTGGACCTAGAACTGGATGTAGGTGAGCAGGATGATGGAGATGATGGAGATGACGAAGACGATGGAGACGGTGGAGACGGTCAAGCTGAGGGAGATGACACCATCGGGGACAATGAAAGTGATGGAGACGACGAAGGTGGTAGAGACGACGAAGGTGGTGGAAACAGCGAAGAAGGTGGTGGAGATGCTAAAGATGGAGGCAGTGAGGAGTCAGATTGTGCCCTTGGATTAAGGG AAAATCAAGAAATGAAGATGCCTGAAGATCCCACCAGTTCCTCTG ggaaaagaaaaagaatggtATCGACCCAGAATAAGACCAAAAGTTACAAAG GACAGAAAAAACTGCGTGTGACTGAGAGTGTTGTCACCAGCTCCAAAG aGATAAAATCCAGAAGATGTGTGAAAAGGCCGTGGAGCAAGACTGAAATTAGTGCTGTGATGAAACACTTCAAAACGCATATTACAAATGGAGACCTAGCAACTAAAGTGGAGTGTGAACAATGTAAGATCGCTGAGCACCCAGCGTTGATAGATAGAAGTCTTCAAAATATCCGGGATTTTGTCAGGAACAGGGGccttacagtaaaaaaaaaatag
- the LOC115568284 gene encoding uncharacterized protein LOC115568284 isoform X10 encodes MTEVRRRRRKSPDQDALEHIVQGKDKVFLEGRFINKYKGRGVFTREYIEPKSFVVEYRGVVSQSEGADDKNNKYVFDFMWNGKRYCIDASKEDGTLGRLVNDDHVHPNCKVKRIMVNRMPHLCLFAVREIFPGEEITYNYGDSAWPWRSLEASGGTDDQMTRVRSNLEISKDDTEASGGTDDQMTRVRSNLEISKDDTEASGGTDDQMTRVRSNLEISKDDTEASGGTDDQMTRVRSNLEISKDDTEASGGTDDQMTRVRSNLEISKDDTEASGGTDDQMTRVRSNLEISKDDTCHHIIACAALNDLDNCADCSGSFSRFRWLGYTCKLCSRSWHKSCFLKINSSLDVAPEKHVSDSEISDDSSDDYYVPESCHGSSSDQDGEDVPIPVQPCTDDESTYTPTTSHTQTLSAETAESSSTEISAAREGSSCTQKNYCYVCKKPQSKIARHLKKHEKEEPDIAEAFLLPKNSKERKRLLEKLRNRGNYEHNQEVIRNQGGTLKVKRRQGPSKISVDAKMYVHCTYCKGLFVRKELWRHSRRCPSKTVSETEANVKSKVLALADIAESTCSQAISIGVWKILGKMRQDEIASVVRNDFLILQLAQSLYNKHGSDPTKFEYMRTKVREMGRLLLTLRQKYSIFSFEDAVKPNNFYKIIGAVKTVAGYDEEKHSYSTPSLALKLGHSLKKIGDIILCRAISAEDEILIKAAERFTKLCTKEWAGQVSHTALATLSKSKFNKPSTIPFTEDVQLLHKYLEEKSAGAVENLKEHQSPQAYAELARVTLAQIILFNRRRAGEVSKMTLESFKKRDQTELHGDLAASLSPVEQKLARHFSRVEIMGKRGRKVAVLLNPEVLSAATLLAERRDTCDVDKDNPFLFGRPHCSHTSYYRGQDCMRHFAQMCGAKNPENLRSTHLRKHMATLSQILNLKNNELDQLANFLGHDIRVHRDFYRLPEATIEVAKISKLLLAFEKGTLGEFQGKSLDEIEVEDELDLELDVGEQDDGDDGDDEDDGDGGDGQAEGDDTIGDNESDGDDEGGRDDEGGGNSEEGGGDAKDGGSEESDCALGLRENQEMKMPEDPTSSSGKRKRMVSTQNKTKSYKGQKKLRVTESVVTSSKEFSSLTTSGE; translated from the exons ATGActgaggtgaggaggaggaggagaaagtctCCTGACCAAGATGCGCTGGAACATATTGTTCAAGGAAAGGATAAAGTCTTCCTAGAGGGAAGGTTTATTAACAAGTATAAAG gtAGAGGTGTGTTTACAAGAGAGTACATCGAACCAAAAAGTTTTGTGGTGGAGTACCGTGGAGTTGTCTCTCAGAGTGAAGGGGCagatgacaaaaacaacaaatatgtatttgattTCATGTGGAATGGGAAGCGGTATTG CATAGATGCTTCAAAAGAAGACGGAACACTGGGACGACTAGTGAACGATGATCATGTACATCCTAACTGCAAAGTCAAAAGAATAATGGTCAACAGGATGCCACACTTGTGCCTATTTGCCGTCAGGGAAATCTTTCCAGGAGAGGAGATAACATACAACTATGGTGATTCCGCTTGGCCGTGGCGCTCATTG GAAGCCTCTGGTGGAACTGATGACCAAATGACAAGGGTCCGTTCCAACCTGGAAATATCAAAGGATGACACT GAAGCCTCTGGTGGAACTGATGACCAAATGACAAGGGTCCGTTCCAATCTGGAAATATCAAAGGATGACACT GAAGCCTCTGGTGGAACTGATGACCAAATGACAAGGGTCCGTTCCAACCTGGAAATATCAAAGGATGACACT GAAGCCTCTGGTGGAACTGATGACCAAATGACAAGGGTCCGTTCCAATCTGGAAATATCAAAGGATGACACT GAAGCCTCTGGTGGAACTGATGACCAAATGACAAGGGTCCGTTCCAACCTGGAAATATCAAAGGATGACACT GAAGCCTCTGGTGGAACTGATGACCAAATGACAAGGGTCCGTTCCAACCTGGAAATATCAAAGGATGACACT TGCCACCATATAATTGCTTGTGCAGCTCTTAATGATTTGGACAACTGTGCGGATTGCAGTGGATCTTTCTCCCGTTTCAGATGGCTTGGTTACACATGCAAAT TGTGTTCAAGATCATGGCACAAATCCTGCTTTCTCAAGATTAATTCATCACTG GATGTTGCACCGGAGAAACATGTTTCTGACTCTGAAATTAGTGATGACTCGTCTGATGATTATTACGTACCTGAAAGCTGTCATGGGTCCAGCTCAGATCAAGATGGTGAAGATGTTCCTATACCTGTTCAACCCTGTACTGATGATGAATCCACCTACACCCCCACCACAAGCCATACCCAGACGCtttcagcagaaacagcagaGTCTTCATCTACTGAAATCTCAGCAGCCCGAGAGGGTTCTTCTTGCACCCAGAAAAATTATTGCTATGTTTGCAAAAAACCGCAATCTAAAATAGCTCGTCACCTTAAAAAACACGAAAAAGAAGAGCCTGACATCGCAGAAGCTTTCTTGCTCCCCAAGAAttctaaagagagaaaaaggttGCTTGAGAAGTTGCGTAACAGAGGTAATTATGAACATAATCAAGAGGTTATCAGAAATCAAGGTGGAACACTTAAAGTAAAAAGAAGACAGGGACCATCAAAAATCTCTGTGGATGCCAAAATGTATGTgcactgtacatactgtaaagGTCTGTTTGTCCGTAAAGAGCTGTGGCGCCACTCACGAAGATGCCCGTCAAAAACAGTCTCAGAAACTGAAGCCAATGTTAAGAGCAAAGTCTTGGCTTTGGCCGATATTGCAGAGTCAACCTGCTCCCAAGCAATTTCCATTGGAGTGTGGAAGATCCTTGGAAAGATGAGGCAAGATGAGATAGCATCTGTAGTACGGAATGACTTCCTCATACTGCAGCTGGCCCAGTCTCTCTACAACAAGCATGGGAGTGATCCAACAAAATTTGAGTACATGAGAACAAAGGTTCGAGAAATGGGCAGACTTTTATTGACCCTAAGACAGAAATATTCTATATTTAGCTTTGAAGATGCTGTAAAACCAAACAATTTTTACAAAATCATTGGAGCTGTTAAAACAGTTGCTGGATATGATGAAGAGAAGCACTCGTATTCCACACCAAGTCTTGCCCTGAAATTAGGACACTCGCTCAAGAAGATCGGTGATATTATTCTCTGCAGGGCCATCTCAGCAGAGGATGAAATTTTGATCAAAGCAGCGGAACGATTCACGAAACTCTGCACAAAAGAATGGGCAGGACAAGTCTCACACACTGCACTGGCTACTTTGAGCAAGTCAAAGTTCAATAAACCATCCACCATACCCTTCACAGAGGATGTTCAACTTTTGCACAAGTACCTGGAGGAGAAATCGGCTGGCGCCGTTGAAAACCTGAAAGAGCATCAGTCTCCTCAGGCGTATGCAGAACTTGCTAGGGTGACACTTGCTCAAATAATCCTCTTTAATAGACGCCGTGCAGGAGAAGTCTCAAAAATGACACTTGAGTCCTTCAAGAAAAGAGACCAAACTGAGCTTCATGGTGACCTAGCTGCTAGTCTGTCACCGGTTGAACAAAAGCTAGCCAGACACTTCAGCAGGGTGGAAATTATGGGCAAAAGAGGGAGGAAAGTTGCTGTTTTATTAAACCCTGAGGTTCTTAGTGCAGCAACGCTtcttgcagagaggagagacacatgTGATGTGGACAAGGATAATCCCTTCCTATTTGGACGGCCACATTGCTCCCACACAAGCTACTACAGAGGACAGGACTGCATGAGACACTTTGCACAGATGTGTGGTGCAAAGAATCCAGAAAATCTGAGGTCTACACATCTCCGCAAGCACATGGCAACCTTGTCCCAAATCCTCAACCTGAAGAATAATGAGCTTGACCAACTTGCCAACTTTTTGGGCCACGATATACGAGTCCACAGAGACTTTTATCGTCTGCCAGAGGCAACTATTGAAGTGGCAAAAATCTCTAAGCTTCTACTTGCATTCGAGAAAGGAACTCTTGGAGAATTCCAGGGAAAGTCTCTCGACGAGATTGAGGTTGAAG ATGAATTGGACCTAGAACTGGATGTAGGTGAGCAGGATGATGGAGATGATGGAGATGACGAAGACGATGGAGACGGTGGAGACGGTCAAGCTGAGGGAGATGACACCATCGGGGACAATGAAAGTGATGGAGACGACGAAGGTGGTAGAGACGACGAAGGTGGTGGAAACAGCGAAGAAGGTGGTGGAGATGCTAAAGATGGAGGCAGTGAGGAGTCAGATTGTGCCCTTGGATTAAGGG AAAATCAAGAAATGAAGATGCCTGAAGATCCCACCAGTTCCTCTG ggaaaagaaaaagaatggtATCGACCCAGAATAAGACCAAAAGTTACAAAG GACAGAAAAAACTGCGTGTGACTGAGAGTGTTGTCACCAGCTCCAAAG AGTTTAGCAGTCTGACAACCTCTGGGGAGTAG
- the LOC115568284 gene encoding uncharacterized protein LOC115568284 isoform X13, producing the protein MTEVRRRRRKSPDQDALEHIVQGKDKVFLEGRFINKYKGRGVFTREYIEPKSFVVEYRGVVSQSEGADDKNNKYVFDFMWNGKRYCIDASKEDGTLGRLVNDDHVHPNCKVKRIMVNRMPHLCLFAVREIFPGEEITYNYGDSAWPWRSLEASGGTDDQMTRVRSNLEISKDDTEASGGTDDQMTRVRSNLEISKDDTEASGGTDDQMTRVRSNLEISKDDTEASGGTDDQMTRVRSNLEISKDDTEASGGTDDQMTRVRSNLEISKDDTEASGGTDDQMTRVRSNLEISKDDTCHHIIACAALNDLDNCADCSGSFSRFRWLGYTCKLCSRSWHKSCFLKINSSLDVAPEKHVSDSEISDDSSDDYYVPESCHGSSSDQDGEDVPIPVQPCTDDESTYTPTTSHTQTLSAETAESSSTEISAAREGSSCTQKNYCYVCKKPQSKIARHLKKHEKEEPDIAEAFLLPKNSKERKRLLEKLRNRGNYEHNQEVIRNQGGTLKVKRRQGPSKISVDAKMYVHCTYCKGLFVRKELWRHSRRCPSKTVSETEANVKSKVLALADIAESTCSQAISIGVWKILGKMRQDEIASVVRNDFLILQLAQSLYNKHGSDPTKFEYMRTKVREMGRLLLTLRQKYSIFSFEDAVKPNNFYKIIGAVKTVAGYDEEKHSYSTPSLALKLGHSLKKIGDIILCRAISAEDEILIKAAERFTKLCTKEWAGQVSHTALATLSKSKFNKPSTIPFTEDVQLLHKYLEEKSAGAVENLKEHQSPQAYAELARVTLAQIILFNRRRAGEVSKMTLESFKKRDQTELHGDLAASLSPVEQKLARHFSRVEIMGKRGRKVAVLLNPEVLSAATLLAERRDTCDVDKDNPFLFGRPHCSHTSYYRGQDCMRHFAQMCGAKNPENLRSTHLRKHMATLSQILNLKNNELDQLANFLGHDIRVHRDFYRLPEATIEVAKISKLLLAFEKGTLGEFQGKSLDEIEVEDELDLELDVGEQDDGDDGDDEDDGDGGDGQAEGDDTIGDNESDGDDEGGRDDEGGGNSEEGGGDAKDGGSEESDCALGLRENQEMKMPEDPTSSSGKRKRMVSTQNKTKRTEKTACD; encoded by the exons ATGActgaggtgaggaggaggaggagaaagtctCCTGACCAAGATGCGCTGGAACATATTGTTCAAGGAAAGGATAAAGTCTTCCTAGAGGGAAGGTTTATTAACAAGTATAAAG gtAGAGGTGTGTTTACAAGAGAGTACATCGAACCAAAAAGTTTTGTGGTGGAGTACCGTGGAGTTGTCTCTCAGAGTGAAGGGGCagatgacaaaaacaacaaatatgtatttgattTCATGTGGAATGGGAAGCGGTATTG CATAGATGCTTCAAAAGAAGACGGAACACTGGGACGACTAGTGAACGATGATCATGTACATCCTAACTGCAAAGTCAAAAGAATAATGGTCAACAGGATGCCACACTTGTGCCTATTTGCCGTCAGGGAAATCTTTCCAGGAGAGGAGATAACATACAACTATGGTGATTCCGCTTGGCCGTGGCGCTCATTG GAAGCCTCTGGTGGAACTGATGACCAAATGACAAGGGTCCGTTCCAACCTGGAAATATCAAAGGATGACACT GAAGCCTCTGGTGGAACTGATGACCAAATGACAAGGGTCCGTTCCAATCTGGAAATATCAAAGGATGACACT GAAGCCTCTGGTGGAACTGATGACCAAATGACAAGGGTCCGTTCCAACCTGGAAATATCAAAGGATGACACT GAAGCCTCTGGTGGAACTGATGACCAAATGACAAGGGTCCGTTCCAATCTGGAAATATCAAAGGATGACACT GAAGCCTCTGGTGGAACTGATGACCAAATGACAAGGGTCCGTTCCAACCTGGAAATATCAAAGGATGACACT GAAGCCTCTGGTGGAACTGATGACCAAATGACAAGGGTCCGTTCCAACCTGGAAATATCAAAGGATGACACT TGCCACCATATAATTGCTTGTGCAGCTCTTAATGATTTGGACAACTGTGCGGATTGCAGTGGATCTTTCTCCCGTTTCAGATGGCTTGGTTACACATGCAAAT TGTGTTCAAGATCATGGCACAAATCCTGCTTTCTCAAGATTAATTCATCACTG GATGTTGCACCGGAGAAACATGTTTCTGACTCTGAAATTAGTGATGACTCGTCTGATGATTATTACGTACCTGAAAGCTGTCATGGGTCCAGCTCAGATCAAGATGGTGAAGATGTTCCTATACCTGTTCAACCCTGTACTGATGATGAATCCACCTACACCCCCACCACAAGCCATACCCAGACGCtttcagcagaaacagcagaGTCTTCATCTACTGAAATCTCAGCAGCCCGAGAGGGTTCTTCTTGCACCCAGAAAAATTATTGCTATGTTTGCAAAAAACCGCAATCTAAAATAGCTCGTCACCTTAAAAAACACGAAAAAGAAGAGCCTGACATCGCAGAAGCTTTCTTGCTCCCCAAGAAttctaaagagagaaaaaggttGCTTGAGAAGTTGCGTAACAGAGGTAATTATGAACATAATCAAGAGGTTATCAGAAATCAAGGTGGAACACTTAAAGTAAAAAGAAGACAGGGACCATCAAAAATCTCTGTGGATGCCAAAATGTATGTgcactgtacatactgtaaagGTCTGTTTGTCCGTAAAGAGCTGTGGCGCCACTCACGAAGATGCCCGTCAAAAACAGTCTCAGAAACTGAAGCCAATGTTAAGAGCAAAGTCTTGGCTTTGGCCGATATTGCAGAGTCAACCTGCTCCCAAGCAATTTCCATTGGAGTGTGGAAGATCCTTGGAAAGATGAGGCAAGATGAGATAGCATCTGTAGTACGGAATGACTTCCTCATACTGCAGCTGGCCCAGTCTCTCTACAACAAGCATGGGAGTGATCCAACAAAATTTGAGTACATGAGAACAAAGGTTCGAGAAATGGGCAGACTTTTATTGACCCTAAGACAGAAATATTCTATATTTAGCTTTGAAGATGCTGTAAAACCAAACAATTTTTACAAAATCATTGGAGCTGTTAAAACAGTTGCTGGATATGATGAAGAGAAGCACTCGTATTCCACACCAAGTCTTGCCCTGAAATTAGGACACTCGCTCAAGAAGATCGGTGATATTATTCTCTGCAGGGCCATCTCAGCAGAGGATGAAATTTTGATCAAAGCAGCGGAACGATTCACGAAACTCTGCACAAAAGAATGGGCAGGACAAGTCTCACACACTGCACTGGCTACTTTGAGCAAGTCAAAGTTCAATAAACCATCCACCATACCCTTCACAGAGGATGTTCAACTTTTGCACAAGTACCTGGAGGAGAAATCGGCTGGCGCCGTTGAAAACCTGAAAGAGCATCAGTCTCCTCAGGCGTATGCAGAACTTGCTAGGGTGACACTTGCTCAAATAATCCTCTTTAATAGACGCCGTGCAGGAGAAGTCTCAAAAATGACACTTGAGTCCTTCAAGAAAAGAGACCAAACTGAGCTTCATGGTGACCTAGCTGCTAGTCTGTCACCGGTTGAACAAAAGCTAGCCAGACACTTCAGCAGGGTGGAAATTATGGGCAAAAGAGGGAGGAAAGTTGCTGTTTTATTAAACCCTGAGGTTCTTAGTGCAGCAACGCTtcttgcagagaggagagacacatgTGATGTGGACAAGGATAATCCCTTCCTATTTGGACGGCCACATTGCTCCCACACAAGCTACTACAGAGGACAGGACTGCATGAGACACTTTGCACAGATGTGTGGTGCAAAGAATCCAGAAAATCTGAGGTCTACACATCTCCGCAAGCACATGGCAACCTTGTCCCAAATCCTCAACCTGAAGAATAATGAGCTTGACCAACTTGCCAACTTTTTGGGCCACGATATACGAGTCCACAGAGACTTTTATCGTCTGCCAGAGGCAACTATTGAAGTGGCAAAAATCTCTAAGCTTCTACTTGCATTCGAGAAAGGAACTCTTGGAGAATTCCAGGGAAAGTCTCTCGACGAGATTGAGGTTGAAG ATGAATTGGACCTAGAACTGGATGTAGGTGAGCAGGATGATGGAGATGATGGAGATGACGAAGACGATGGAGACGGTGGAGACGGTCAAGCTGAGGGAGATGACACCATCGGGGACAATGAAAGTGATGGAGACGACGAAGGTGGTAGAGACGACGAAGGTGGTGGAAACAGCGAAGAAGGTGGTGGAGATGCTAAAGATGGAGGCAGTGAGGAGTCAGATTGTGCCCTTGGATTAAGGG AAAATCAAGAAATGAAGATGCCTGAAGATCCCACCAGTTCCTCTG ggaaaagaaaaagaatggtATCGACCCAGAATAAGACCAAAAG GACAGAAAAAACTGCGTGTGACTGA